Proteins co-encoded in one Nicotiana sylvestris chromosome 7, ASM39365v2, whole genome shotgun sequence genomic window:
- the LOC138873239 gene encoding uncharacterized protein, giving the protein MDALTHHIQGEVPWCMLFADDIVLIDETRGGVNETLEVWRQALEFKGFRLSRKKMEYLECKFGAEPTEAGGEMRLDSQVIPKRSSFKYLGSVVQGIEEIDKDVTHCIGVGWMKWRLALGILCDKKVPLLLKDKIRNEDIRDKVGVASMEDKMREARLRWFGHIQRRSTDAPVRRCERLDVVGTMRGRERPKKYLGEVIGKDIARLRITEDMALDRELWRLSIKMKHKIKRCIAMRMIDSNELTENFSSSLFFVFLLHQIGTMAGDSSRADLPIAIPALESDVLATGGAEMVEDEEVP; this is encoded by the exons atggatgcactaactcatcatattcaaggggaggtgccatggtgcatgctatttgctgatgacatagttctaattgacgagacacgaggcggcgtcaacgagacgctagaggtttggagacaggcaCTTGAGTTTAAAGGCTTCAGGTTGAGCAGGAAGAAgatggaatacctcgagtgcaaatttggggccgagccgacggaagcgggaggggaaatgaggcttgactctcaagtcattcctaagaggagtagtttcaagtaccttgggtcagttgtTCAGGGGATCGAGGAGATCGACAAGGATGTCACACACTGTATAGGGGTGGgttggatgaagtggaggttagcgttgGGAATCCTGTGTGATAAGAAAGTTCCACtattactaaaag ataagattaggaatgaagatattcgagataAGGTGGGCGTGGcctccatggaggacaagatgcgggaagcaagactcagatggttcgggcacattcagaggaggagcactgatgcaccagtgaggaggtgtgaacgATTGGATGTGGTGGGCACGATGAGAGGTAGAgagagacctaagaagtatttgGGCGAGGTGATCGGGAAGGACAtagcgcgacttaggattactgaggacatggcccttgacagggaattgtggaggttgagcattaag ATGAAGCACAAGATAAAAAGGTGTATCGCAATGAGAATGATTGATAGTAACGAG TTAACCGAAAACTTTTCATCCTcccttttctttgtctttttgcttCACCAAATTGGCACAATGGCTGGTGATTCTTCTCGCGCTGACCTCCCTATCGCAATTCCGGCACTGGAAAGTGATGTTCTGGCCACCGGAGGAGCAGAAATGGTGGAGGATGAGGAGGTCCCGTAG